One segment of Chryseobacterium turcicum DNA contains the following:
- a CDS encoding TatD family hydrolase: MIDTHTHLYAEEFDEDRKEAIQRALDKGITEFYLPAIDSESHEKMLQLESEYPNQIFSMMGLHPCYVKPESWEKELELVKNYLDQRHFPAIGEIGIDLYWDKTTLDIQVKAFEQQIDWAIEKDLPIVIHTRESFDETFDVLERKKHPKLRGIFHCFSGNLEQAKHALDLNFILGIGGVVTFKNGKIDQFLNEIPLDKIVLETDSPYLAPVPFRGKRNESSYLDLVAGKLVDIYQKDFAEIDRITTENARKMFK; encoded by the coding sequence ATGATAGATACCCATACGCATTTATATGCCGAAGAATTTGATGAAGACAGAAAAGAAGCTATTCAGAGAGCTTTAGATAAAGGGATTACTGAGTTTTATCTTCCGGCTATCGATTCAGAATCGCATGAGAAAATGCTTCAGTTAGAAAGCGAATATCCTAATCAGATTTTTTCAATGATGGGTTTGCATCCTTGTTATGTAAAACCTGAGTCTTGGGAAAAAGAACTTGAATTGGTGAAAAACTATTTAGATCAAAGACATTTTCCGGCAATTGGAGAAATAGGAATTGATTTGTATTGGGACAAAACAACGTTGGATATTCAGGTAAAAGCTTTTGAACAACAGATAGATTGGGCAATCGAAAAAGATTTACCCATCGTAATCCACACCCGAGAAAGTTTTGATGAAACCTTTGATGTTTTAGAAAGAAAAAAACATCCGAAATTACGAGGTATTTTTCATTGTTTTTCAGGAAACCTTGAGCAGGCAAAACATGCTTTAGACTTAAATTTTATTTTAGGAATCGGTGGAGTAGTAACCTTTAAAAATGGGAAAATTGACCAATTTTTAAATGAAATTCCACTAGATAAAATCGTTTTAGAAACAGATTCTCCATATCTTGCGCCTGTTCCTTTCAGAGGTAAAAGAAATGAAAGCTCATATCTAGATTTGGTTGCTGGGAAGTTGGTCGATATTTATCAAAAAGACTTTGCCGAAATCGATAGAATTACTACTGAGAATGCGAGAAAAATGTTTAAATGA
- a CDS encoding DUF1826 domain-containing protein has protein sequence MGNEFSDNSQIRLVSSFSELINTNFQGAMNAICWNRNLSGDFKEIVSKLHLKENITEVSKENLLALKLSEQGSVAREIILNDLQLLTDFGALPSLNLLKNYERDEEFDFISTDVYSFHVDRSPIGTDTFLCTYHGAASDIISNDQVEQKILIPEIREKLKELHNGPEAEFEAFLKEYFFDLHYQPKLNAKPVNLGVGNLWRFAVDHPTQKVLPCVHRAPIESDGEYRLLLIC, from the coding sequence ATGGGTAATGAATTTTCAGACAACAGTCAAATAAGGCTCGTTTCTTCTTTTTCGGAATTGATAAATACCAATTTTCAGGGAGCGATGAATGCAATCTGCTGGAACAGAAATTTGAGTGGAGATTTTAAAGAAATTGTGTCTAAACTTCATTTAAAAGAAAATATTACAGAAGTTTCTAAAGAAAATCTTTTAGCCCTGAAATTATCAGAACAAGGCAGTGTAGCAAGAGAAATTATCTTAAATGATTTACAATTATTAACAGATTTCGGAGCGTTACCCTCTCTTAATTTACTTAAAAATTACGAACGAGATGAAGAGTTTGATTTCATTTCTACAGATGTTTATTCTTTTCATGTAGATCGTTCACCTATTGGAACCGATACTTTTTTATGCACTTATCACGGCGCTGCAAGTGACATTATTTCTAATGATCAGGTTGAACAAAAAATCCTGATTCCAGAAATCAGAGAAAAGCTTAAAGAATTACACAACGGTCCGGAAGCAGAATTTGAAGCCTTTCTAAAAGAGTATTTCTTTGATCTTCATTATCAACCAAAACTAAATGCAAAACCTGTCAATTTAGGTGTAGGAAATCTTTGGCGATTTGCAGTTGATCATCCTACACAAAAGGTATTACCTTGTGTTCACAGAGCTCCTATAGAAAGCGATGGGGAGTATCGATTGCTATTGATTT
- a CDS encoding DUF4269 domain-containing protein translates to MIDFTKLDYLKIGNEKQKRAYEVLTKYKIFTILDDYSPILAGTIPIEIDIEGSDLDIICEVEDQMKFEAFLIQNFSENDLKIEKITMKGEDSIICNFKLEEFPIEIFAQNKPTTQHNKMLIAT, encoded by the coding sequence ATGATTGATTTTACGAAACTTGATTATCTGAAAATAGGAAATGAAAAGCAAAAAAGAGCGTACGAAGTTCTTACAAAATATAAAATCTTCACCATCTTAGATGATTATTCACCCATTTTAGCAGGAACAATTCCTATAGAAATTGATATTGAAGGAAGTGATTTGGATATTATCTGTGAAGTTGAGGATCAGATGAAGTTTGAGGCTTTTTTAATTCAAAATTTTTCTGAGAATGATTTAAAAATCGAAAAAATTACAATGAAAGGAGAAGATTCTATTATTTGTAATTTTAAATTGGAAGAATTTCCTATCGAAATTTTTGCACAAAATAAACCAACAACACAACACAACAAAATGCTTATCGCCACATGA
- a CDS encoding GSCFA domain-containing protein, protein MKFRTEVDIKESPQKIKVEDKIFSIGSCFASEMSDLFLKGQLQTVNNPFGTVFNPFSINNSIKKLHDAEFYHEDDLIAYDDEFISLDHHTSFDTRYIHQTLDKINTKIEEGNRFLQESNWVIITYGTSFIYEFEPKKKLVANCHKIPQKFFEKRLLTNQELNDSIYDTIINLKDICKDDVQILFTVSPVRHTKDGMIENQLSKSKLITSIHEVIAQFENCHYLPIYEIVMDDLRDYRFYKDDLIHPNSQAINYIFEKFGNAYFSDETKGFIKENFKINRALEHRTDDEKNPKFIEFKEKLNLRIEAQKQKVKHKIFSND, encoded by the coding sequence ATGAAATTCCGGACAGAAGTTGATATTAAAGAATCGCCGCAAAAAATAAAAGTTGAAGATAAAATATTTTCAATAGGTTCTTGCTTTGCTTCAGAGATGTCAGATTTGTTTCTAAAAGGTCAGCTTCAGACAGTAAACAATCCTTTTGGAACTGTTTTTAACCCGTTTTCGATTAATAATTCGATTAAAAAACTTCATGATGCAGAATTTTATCATGAAGATGATTTAATTGCTTACGATGACGAATTTATTTCTTTGGATCATCACACCAGTTTTGATACCCGATACATTCATCAGACTTTAGATAAGATTAATACAAAAATAGAAGAAGGAAACCGTTTTTTGCAGGAGTCCAATTGGGTAATTATTACTTATGGAACTTCATTTATCTATGAATTTGAACCTAAAAAAAAGCTGGTTGCTAATTGTCATAAAATTCCACAAAAATTCTTCGAAAAAAGACTTTTAACGAATCAAGAATTAAACGATTCTATTTATGATACGATTATTAATCTGAAAGATATTTGTAAAGATGATGTACAGATTCTTTTTACGGTTTCACCAGTCCGTCATACGAAAGATGGAATGATTGAAAATCAGTTGAGTAAGTCTAAATTAATCACATCGATTCATGAAGTGATTGCTCAGTTTGAAAACTGCCATTATCTACCTATTTATGAGATTGTAATGGATGATTTACGCGATTATAGATTTTATAAAGACGATTTAATACATCCTAATTCTCAGGCGATTAATTATATTTTTGAAAAATTTGGGAATGCTTATTTTTCAGATGAAACGAAAGGTTTTATCAAAGAAAATTTTAAAATCAATAGAGCTTTAGAACATAGAACGGATGATGAAAAAAATCCAAAATTCATCGAATTTAAAGAAAAACTGAATCTGAGAATCGAAGCTCAAAAGCAAAAAGTAAAACATAAAATATTTTCAAATGATTGA
- a CDS encoding DUF4269 domain-containing protein yields MIAEYKILQEKGDKFKQKIIDLKNNGIKTEPAFGLLLGLENPYEDLLKF; encoded by the coding sequence ATGATTGCAGAATACAAAATTTTGCAGGAAAAAGGAGATAAGTTTAAACAAAAAATTATTGATCTTAAGAATAACGGAATAAAAACCGAGCCCGCTTTTGGGTTACTTTTAGGTTTAGAAAATCCTTACGAAGATCTTTTGAAATTTTAA
- a CDS encoding polyprenyl synthetase family protein, which yields MEFLDTYQQIVADAITKYTFKDKPTELYEPMNYIISHGGKRLRPIMVLMACDLFGGDQKEAIKPALAIEFFHNFTLIHDDIMDEAPLRRNKPTIHTIHGLNTGILSGDGLMLKAYKFFEDLEPEIFKACIRIFTHTGLLLCEGQQYDINFETQENVTFEDYIRMITYKTGVLSASSFEIGAMIAKAQFKDAKAIFNFGKHIGIAFQIMDDYLDVFGDQAQFGKKHAGDIYENKKTVLYLLAREHGTEEERKELDYWYSKKTDNIDKVYGVEKIFRRTKVDEKALRLIEKHNEIGQSYLAKIDVPEEKKKPFTELANYLLRRES from the coding sequence ATGGAATTCTTAGACACCTACCAACAGATTGTTGCTGATGCTATTACTAAATATACGTTTAAAGACAAACCGACTGAGCTGTATGAGCCGATGAATTATATTATCTCGCATGGTGGCAAGCGTCTCCGTCCGATAATGGTTTTAATGGCTTGTGACTTGTTTGGTGGTGACCAGAAAGAAGCGATAAAGCCAGCTTTGGCGATTGAGTTTTTCCATAATTTTACCTTAATCCATGATGATATTATGGATGAAGCTCCACTAAGAAGAAATAAACCGACGATTCATACCATTCACGGTCTTAATACAGGGATTCTTTCAGGAGATGGTTTAATGCTTAAGGCGTATAAGTTTTTTGAAGATTTGGAGCCTGAAATTTTTAAAGCATGTATAAGAATTTTCACCCATACAGGTTTACTTCTTTGTGAAGGTCAACAGTATGATATTAATTTTGAAACTCAGGAAAATGTAACGTTCGAAGATTATATCAGAATGATTACCTATAAAACCGGAGTTTTGAGCGCTTCATCATTTGAGATTGGTGCGATGATTGCCAAAGCGCAGTTTAAGGATGCAAAAGCCATCTTCAATTTCGGAAAACATATTGGTATCGCTTTCCAGATTATGGATGATTATTTGGATGTGTTCGGTGACCAGGCTCAGTTTGGAAAAAAACACGCTGGAGATATCTATGAAAACAAAAAAACAGTTCTTTATCTTTTGGCAAGAGAACACGGAACTGAAGAAGAGCGTAAAGAATTAGATTACTGGTACTCTAAAAAAACCGATAATATTGATAAAGTGTACGGTGTAGAAAAGATTTTCAGAAGAACAAAAGTGGATGAGAAAGCATTACGTTTAATTGAAAAACATAATGAAATCGGACAAAGCTATTTGGCTAAAATAGATGTTCCTGAAGAAAAGAAAAAACCATTCACAGAATTGGCAAACTACCTTTTAAGAAGAGAATCATAA
- the obgE gene encoding GTPase ObgE, producing MSNFVDYVKIHCKSGHGGGGSAHLRREKYIPKGGPDGGDGGRGGHVIMRGNSHEWTLLPLRYTRHVKAERGQNGAKNQLTGAYGEDVYINVPIGTIAKNEDGEVVGEILEDGQEIILMEGGKGGKGNEFFKTSTNQTPRFAQPGMDGQEGYIVFELKILADVGLVGFPNAGKSTLLASVSAAKPKIANYAFTTLTPNLGIVDYRNYKSFVMADIPGIIEGAAEGKGLGHRFLRHIERNSILLFLIPSDSEDHFQEFKILENELKEYNPELLDKDFIISVSKADLLDDELKKEISAEFPENKKPLFFSGVTGEGLMELKDAIWKQLHG from the coding sequence ATGTCAAATTTTGTAGATTACGTAAAGATTCATTGTAAAAGTGGTCACGGTGGTGGAGGTTCTGCCCACCTTCGTCGTGAAAAATATATTCCTAAAGGAGGTCCTGATGGTGGAGATGGTGGTCGTGGAGGCCACGTTATCATGAGAGGAAATTCCCACGAATGGACTTTACTCCCACTTCGTTATACCCGTCACGTTAAAGCTGAAAGGGGTCAAAACGGAGCTAAAAACCAATTAACAGGAGCTTACGGTGAAGATGTTTACATCAACGTTCCGATCGGAACAATTGCCAAGAATGAAGATGGTGAAGTTGTAGGAGAGATTCTTGAAGATGGCCAAGAAATCATTTTGATGGAAGGTGGTAAAGGTGGTAAAGGAAATGAATTTTTCAAAACATCAACCAATCAAACTCCTCGTTTTGCACAACCGGGAATGGATGGACAAGAAGGCTATATCGTTTTTGAACTTAAAATATTAGCTGATGTAGGTCTTGTAGGTTTCCCAAATGCCGGAAAATCTACTCTTCTAGCATCAGTTTCGGCTGCAAAACCAAAAATCGCTAATTACGCATTTACGACTTTAACTCCTAACTTAGGAATTGTAGATTACAGAAATTATAAATCTTTTGTAATGGCAGATATCCCTGGGATTATTGAAGGTGCTGCGGAAGGTAAAGGTCTTGGTCACAGATTCTTAAGACATATTGAAAGAAATTCTATATTATTATTTTTAATTCCTTCAGATTCTGAAGATCATTTTCAGGAGTTTAAAATTTTAGAAAATGAATTAAAAGAATATAATCCTGAACTTTTAGATAAAGACTTTATTATTTCTGTATCTAAAGCTGATCTTTTGGATGATGAATTGAAAAAAGAAATCTCAGCCGAGTTCCCAGAAAATAAAAAACCATTATTTTTCTCAGGGGTTACCGGAGAAGGTTTAATGGAGCTGAAAGATGCCATTTGGAAACAATTGCACGGATAG
- a CDS encoding adenylate kinase: protein MINIVLFGPPGSGKGTQAQNLIEKFNLKQISTGDLFRFNMKNDTELGKLAKSYIDKGELVPDQVTTDMLIDEIRKPSDAAGFIFDGYPRTAVQTEALEKIVKEELNDKIDICLSLVVEDTILVERLLKRGEISGRSDDSNVEIIENRIKEYYTKTAEVAELYKKQGKYVEINGVGEINEISDKLFAEVEKIK, encoded by the coding sequence ATGATAAACATTGTTCTCTTCGGTCCTCCAGGAAGTGGAAAAGGTACTCAAGCGCAAAACTTAATCGAGAAATTCAATTTAAAGCAAATCTCAACAGGTGATCTTTTCAGATTCAACATGAAAAATGATACCGAATTGGGAAAATTGGCAAAATCTTACATCGATAAAGGAGAATTGGTTCCGGATCAGGTAACAACAGATATGCTGATTGACGAAATCAGAAAGCCAAGTGATGCTGCAGGATTTATCTTCGACGGATATCCTAGAACTGCAGTGCAAACCGAAGCTTTAGAAAAAATAGTAAAAGAAGAACTGAATGATAAAATCGACATTTGTCTTTCTCTAGTTGTTGAAGATACTATTTTGGTTGAAAGATTACTGAAAAGAGGTGAAATCAGCGGAAGATCTGATGACAGCAATGTAGAAATCATTGAAAATAGAATAAAAGAATACTACACAAAAACAGCCGAAGTAGCCGAGCTTTACAAAAAACAAGGTAAATATGTAGAGATCAACGGTGTAGGAGAAATCAACGAGATTTCTGATAAACTCTTCGCTGAAGTAGAAAAAATAAAATAA
- a CDS encoding inorganic phosphate transporter, with product MEFPILLIVIIALALIFDYINGFHDAANSIATIVSTKVLTPFQAVLWAAVWNFAAFFIAAYVIGEFKIGNTIAKTVNENFITLEVIFSGLVAAILWNLLTWWFGIPSSSSHTLIGGFIGAALMHAFMLDYHDVVATQPHLGTLETFKEAISQLTHQSVVKFDKVIPIFLFIFMAPVIGMIISIIITLIIVHLYKRSNPYKADKSFKRLQLASSALFSLGHGLNDAQKVMGIIGAAVIYYHVNMLQDDYLQIASADRFNYFAKDYLWVPLVSFVAIALGTMSGGWKIIKTMGTKITKVTSLEGVSAETAGAITLFVTDHFGIPVSTTHTITGSIIGVGLTKRISAVRWGITVSLLWAWVLTIPISAIVAGITYLIVTYLV from the coding sequence ATGGAATTTCCGATTTTACTTATAGTTATTATTGCACTAGCTTTAATCTTCGATTACATCAACGGTTTTCATGATGCGGCAAACTCTATTGCAACTATAGTTTCTACAAAAGTTTTAACTCCTTTTCAGGCTGTACTTTGGGCGGCAGTTTGGAATTTTGCAGCGTTCTTTATCGCTGCTTACGTTATTGGAGAGTTCAAAATTGGTAATACGATTGCCAAAACAGTTAACGAGAATTTTATAACACTTGAAGTCATCTTTTCAGGTCTTGTCGCTGCAATTTTATGGAACTTGCTGACATGGTGGTTTGGTATTCCTTCTTCATCTTCACATACATTGATTGGAGGCTTTATAGGGGCTGCTTTAATGCACGCTTTTATGTTAGATTACCATGATGTTGTTGCAACTCAGCCACACTTAGGGACTTTGGAAACGTTTAAAGAGGCAATAAGCCAGCTTACCCATCAGAGTGTTGTGAAGTTTGATAAAGTAATTCCTATTTTCTTATTCATCTTTATGGCTCCAGTTATTGGGATGATTATTTCGATTATTATTACTTTAATCATCGTTCACCTTTATAAAAGATCTAATCCTTACAAGGCTGATAAGTCTTTTAAGAGGCTACAGTTAGCTTCGTCGGCTTTATTTAGTTTAGGACATGGTTTAAATGATGCACAGAAAGTAATGGGGATTATTGGTGCAGCGGTAATTTATTATCATGTTAATATGTTACAAGATGATTATTTACAAATTGCATCCGCAGATCGTTTTAATTATTTTGCTAAAGATTATCTTTGGGTTCCTTTGGTTTCTTTCGTTGCGATTGCTTTAGGTACCATGAGTGGTGGTTGGAAAATCATCAAAACAATGGGTACTAAAATCACAAAAGTTACTTCTCTTGAAGGGGTAAGTGCTGAGACGGCAGGTGCGATCACTTTATTTGTAACCGATCATTTTGGTATTCCTGTATCTACAACACACACGATTACAGGTTCTATCATTGGGGTTGGTCTTACGAAAAGAATCTCTGCTGTACGATGGGGGATCACTGTAAGTCTTCTTTGGGCTTGGGTATTAACGATTCCAATTTCAGCAATTGTTGCAGGAATTACTTACCTTATCGTTACATATCTTGTTTAA
- a CDS encoding DUF6438 domain-containing protein, whose translation MKYLLSFFSILFLFSCTSQKMSSKYSTIEYEAGACFGSCPIFKMTINPDRTAVLEAEHFNFSKEFSKGEFDKPREGTFKTTIKESDYKKLTLLLDGLDLKNLNEKYGTRNITDLPTSYLRVKFEDGSSKNIEDYGKRGSEKLSTVYKFFEDLKHNQQWEKVQ comes from the coding sequence ATGAAATATCTATTAAGCTTCTTTTCAATACTCTTTTTGTTCTCATGTACTTCTCAGAAAATGTCGTCAAAGTATTCAACTATAGAATATGAAGCTGGAGCTTGCTTTGGTTCTTGCCCGATTTTTAAAATGACGATTAATCCGGATAGAACTGCTGTTTTAGAAGCCGAACATTTTAATTTCTCAAAAGAATTTTCGAAGGGTGAATTTGATAAACCCAGAGAAGGAACTTTCAAAACAACCATTAAAGAAAGCGATTATAAAAAGCTAACTCTGCTTCTTGATGGTTTAGATTTAAAAAATCTTAATGAGAAATATGGCACCCGTAATATTACAGATTTACCCACATCATATCTTAGAGTAAAATTTGAGGATGGATCATCTAAAAATATTGAAGATTACGGAAAAAGAGGATCAGAAAAACTAAGTACCGTTTACAAATTTTTTGAAGATTTGAAGCATAATCAACAGTGGGAAAAAGTACAATAA
- a CDS encoding DUF47 domain-containing protein: MGIGNIFHAFQPKDKIFFVLFEKVTDNLVAMSNDFNHGIKDFDLNDDSMLKLMSDYEHKNDELTHEIFIELGKNFITPFDREDIHTLATGLDDIADYIYASAKYIFLYKSPLMKAYADFSLLIYKACLEIQNAMKNLKGFKNMEQVKEACIKVNSIENIADDLLSNSMVELFETNDAINIIKISSVLNYLEVVTDKAEDVANTIENIMIKYA; this comes from the coding sequence ATGGGCATTGGTAATATTTTCCACGCTTTTCAACCGAAAGATAAAATCTTTTTTGTGCTTTTTGAAAAAGTTACAGATAACTTGGTTGCTATGTCTAACGATTTTAATCACGGAATCAAAGATTTTGATCTTAATGATGATTCTATGCTTAAATTAATGAGCGACTACGAGCATAAAAATGATGAGCTTACTCACGAGATTTTCATTGAATTGGGGAAAAACTTCATTACACCTTTCGACCGTGAAGATATTCACACGTTAGCGACTGGTCTAGATGACATCGCAGATTATATCTATGCTTCGGCAAAGTATATTTTCCTTTACAAATCTCCTTTGATGAAGGCTTATGCAGATTTTTCATTATTGATTTACAAAGCTTGCCTTGAGATTCAGAATGCGATGAAAAACCTTAAAGGTTTCAAAAATATGGAGCAGGTAAAAGAAGCTTGTATTAAAGTAAATTCTATAGAAAATATTGCAGATGATCTTCTTTCAAATTCTATGGTAGAATTGTTTGAAACTAATGATGCTATTAATATTATTAAAATTTCATCTGTATTAAATTACCTTGAAGTAGTAACCGATAAAGCAGAAGATGTGGCCAATACAATTGAAAACATCATGATTAAATACGCTTAA
- a CDS encoding DEAD/DEAH box helicase translates to MLFTDLKLIKPILDALQHQGYEKPTPIQEQAIPSILEQRDVLGTAQTGTGKTAAFAIPILQNLTERKGPKNNHIKALILTPTRELAIQIEESFNAYGKNLPLKQLVIFGGVKQGNQVAALRKGVDILVATPGRLLDFIAQGIISLKNLEIFVLDEADRMLDMGFVHDVKRIIKLLPQRRQTLFFSATMPTEIQKLADSILNTPIKVSVTPISSTAETIKQSVYFVDKDNKLDLLTHILQNKISDSVLVFSRTKHGADKIARKLQAHKISAEAIHGNKSQNARQNALNNFKSGATRILVATDIAARGIDIDELKYVVNFELSDVAETYVHRIGRTGRAGSEGSSMSFVDGLDLLNLKDTEKLIGMKIPIVKDHPFHTDNLVVEKRDSNNKPFTPRPKPANPGQQKKDIGFKKPNNKSNFARKK, encoded by the coding sequence TTGTTATTTACAGACTTAAAATTAATTAAGCCCATCTTAGATGCGCTTCAACACCAGGGTTACGAAAAACCAACTCCAATTCAGGAACAAGCGATTCCTTCAATATTAGAACAGAGAGATGTACTGGGTACAGCACAAACGGGAACAGGAAAAACAGCGGCTTTTGCTATCCCAATTTTACAAAATCTTACTGAAAGAAAAGGACCAAAAAACAATCATATTAAAGCATTAATTCTTACTCCAACGAGAGAATTAGCAATACAAATTGAAGAAAGTTTTAACGCATACGGAAAAAATTTACCTTTAAAACAATTGGTAATTTTTGGTGGTGTAAAACAAGGAAATCAAGTGGCGGCTCTTAGAAAAGGAGTAGATATTTTGGTAGCAACTCCTGGAAGATTACTAGATTTTATTGCGCAGGGAATTATCTCGCTTAAAAATCTTGAAATTTTTGTATTGGATGAAGCTGATAGAATGCTTGACATGGGTTTTGTACACGATGTAAAAAGAATTATTAAACTTTTACCTCAAAGAAGACAAACTTTATTTTTCTCGGCAACAATGCCTACAGAAATTCAGAAGTTAGCAGATTCTATTCTGAATACTCCGATAAAAGTTTCTGTAACGCCTATTTCTTCTACAGCAGAAACCATTAAGCAATCTGTTTATTTTGTGGATAAAGATAATAAGCTAGATTTGCTTACGCACATTTTACAGAATAAAATTTCGGACTCTGTATTGGTTTTCTCAAGAACAAAACACGGAGCAGACAAAATTGCAAGAAAATTACAGGCTCATAAAATTTCTGCAGAAGCGATTCACGGAAATAAATCTCAGAATGCAAGACAAAATGCGCTCAACAACTTCAAATCTGGAGCAACAAGAATTTTGGTTGCTACAGATATTGCCGCAAGAGGTATTGATATTGACGAACTGAAATATGTTGTTAATTTTGAACTTTCGGATGTAGCTGAAACCTATGTTCACAGAATTGGAAGAACAGGTCGTGCAGGCTCAGAGGGAAGCTCAATGTCTTTCGTAGACGGATTAGACCTTTTAAACTTAAAGGATACCGAAAAACTAATCGGGATGAAAATTCCTATCGTAAAAGACCATCCTTTTCACACCGACAATTTGGTGGTTGAGAAAAGAGATTCAAACAATAAACCTTTTACGCCGAGACCAAAACCAGCAAACCCTGGTCAGCAGAAAAAAGATATTGGTTTTAAAAAGCCCAATAATAAAAGTAATTTCGCTAGAAAGAAATAA
- a CDS encoding phosphoribosyltransferase — translation MESIQVHDKTFVPYLKDAEIQEIVKATALKIYEDYKDEVPVFIGVLNGVIMFFSDLLKHYPGPCEIAFIQMSSYAGTESTGIVYQKMELTKDVKDRHIILVEDIVDTGNTVESLFKYFNETQRPKSVKISSFLLKPDVYKKDFKLDYIGKEIPNKFVLGYGLDYDELGRNLSDLYQLEDGQINH, via the coding sequence ATGGAAAGTATTCAAGTTCACGACAAAACTTTTGTTCCTTATTTAAAGGATGCCGAAATTCAGGAAATTGTAAAGGCAACCGCTCTAAAAATCTATGAAGATTATAAAGATGAAGTACCTGTTTTCATCGGTGTATTAAACGGTGTTATTATGTTTTTCTCCGACCTTCTTAAGCATTATCCTGGTCCTTGCGAAATCGCTTTTATCCAGATGAGTTCTTATGCAGGAACTGAATCTACAGGGATTGTTTATCAGAAAATGGAACTAACAAAAGATGTAAAAGACCGTCACATCATTCTTGTAGAAGACATCGTAGATACAGGAAATACTGTTGAAAGTCTATTCAAATATTTTAATGAAACACAACGTCCGAAATCTGTAAAAATTTCTTCATTTTTATTGAAACCTGATGTTTATAAAAAAGATTTCAAGCTAGATTATATTGGAAAAGAAATTCCAAACAAATTTGTTCTAGGCTACGGATTGGATTATGATGAATTGGGTAGAAACCTATCTGATCTATACCAATTGGAAGACGGACAAATCAATCATTAA